GATGAGCGCGTGTCAGGGGGCGGACGTGCCCCGCCCGGGGGGCCACCAGGCCCCGGCGCTTTGCATCGCAAATGGGAATAAATATGAACAGCGTTTTCAGCTGTCGAGatcaaccaccccccccacccccccccccgaacggCCACCGAAAACAAACACTTGTGTTTGTTAGCGAAGCCCCAGGTTCCAGTCCTACTGCTCTGTGACGATCATCACGCACAGCGGCCtgaacatgagagagagagatacctgTCAGCACACCTTTCATTACCGCTAACAATGCAGGGAAACACAACTGCCCTGACCTCTTACTGTGTCCCATCAGTCcgacctctctctgcctctcaagAAACGACCGTCTTCACTGTATAGGTTTTCCTTTCAGATTTATGGGAGCGTCGTTTTGCCTCCTCCCGACGCGTTGCTGCATAATGGCCTGAGCAGAACCCTGAGCAGAACCCTGAGCAGAGTCCTGAGCAGAACCCTGAGCAGAACCCTGAGCAGAGTCCTGAGCAGAACCCTGAGCAGAACCCTGAGCAGAGTCCTGAGCAGGGTTCTGAGCAGAACCCTGAGCAGAACCCTGAGCAGAGCCCTGAGCAGAACCCTGAGCAGAACCCTGAGCAGGGTTCTGAGCAGAACCCTGAGCAGAACCCTGAGCAGAACCCTGAGCAGGGTTCTGAGCAGAACCCTGAGCAGAACCCTGAGCAGGGTTCTGAGCAGAACCCTGAGCAGAACCCTGAGCAGAGTCCTGAGCAGAACCCTGAGCAGAACCCTGAGCCGGGCTGGGCCACGGCGCGCGGCTCCCCTGCTGCGGCGGGAATCGAGTCTCTGGGGCGGGCCTGGAGACGCCGGAGCACTCCACGCGGCTCTGCGTcacgcccccccggcccccccggggGGCTTTCTGAGgatgttttccttttgttttgtgtcCCCAGGACTCTTACTGCTGTCCGTTGCCAGTAGCGACCGCTATGAGCGGTGTTGTAAACGTTGCGctcatttcctgtgttttttgtttttttttaaacaggaacTGGCCCGTCACCTCCGGCCGGACACCCTGCGCGCCCGCTTCGGCAGAAACAGGGTGCAGAACGGCGTCCACTGCTCCGACCTCCCGGAAGACAGCGTGCTGGAGGTACCGCCAGGCGTGTCATTCGCGCCATATTAACTTTGTGTTGTATCGTTTTAGGAAATGCCGACGTAGATATCAGTAGCTGTGCCTCCTAAAATATTATATTGTTGCGAGATATTGATATTGGTCTCTGATAAGAATCTCTCGGACGATAAGTCAGTATTACTGGAAACTGCACGACAGTCCAAAAGCGTTAACGTTGCtaggacgtttttttttttgttgattatgCGTTTGGACTGTCGTGCAGTTTCCCTCAATACTGCTTGTAGCAAATTACAACACAGAATCCACTACTGCTTTTTCCCTTCAGTTAAAAAAGAGAGTTGCTGATTTCAACATCATGCTTTTGAGAGCTGGTCTGTTCCTTACACAGGGAAGGTGCACCGCCTTCCGCAGAATATTCAACCTTAAAGTATGTTTTGCATTGTGTAGGTTATAAACACTTTGTACAGAAATGTTTGACTTTCAATTATATACCTTTTTTCATTGCAGGTGCAGTATTTCTTCAAGATATTGGATGGATGAGTATTTTGTGCATATAAATTAAATACCAATGACAAAGCACTGTAGTttctcaattttatttttgtttaagtCTTACCCggattaaataaatgatgagtAGTTGAACTCCTGATAAGTTTACTGATGTTTAACATTGACTTTTGCACTTTTAACACCAACAAAACATCCTATTACACAGGGCACTGCATTGCTTTTGATAAGATTCTAACCTTTGACCAGTGACTTTGGTATTGTATTTATACATTACACTTtttcctgcagaaaaaaaaaatgtacaactgCATAAATATAAAATTCTTCGACCATGAAAATGGCTAAAACATTCATTAGGAAGTTACACCACATCATGTGATGTCTCCAGCAAAACaattggttttttttaaaagcactgaGTGAACACCATTACCAGTTGGATAACAGGTTACTGGCTGGACACGCAACTCTACGTTGTACTTAAGCATAAAAGGAAGGGAAAGCCTCAAACAGAAAGTTGTAGTAAACCCCTTATCCCACATTTAAAAgtgatcaaaaaaaaaaaaaaaagagaacaagtGATGTAAAAATTTTGTCTCCCACAATCATCGACTTTAAAAGACACACAGAGAAGGTAAAGAGTTTCACGGAGTGCAGCCGCCATtttcctcacacacagaccttgAGGCAATCAGAGCGTACCATGACAGGACTTTCACGTAGTATGTATACATcttgtgtatgcgtgcgtgtgcgtgtatctgtgtgcacgtctgtgtgtacgcacacccccacccacacacacacacatgcacatgcaaacgaacatgcacgtatgcacacacacacacacacacactttggacCGCTAAAGCTTGCTCATGTAAGAAAACAGGAATTACAACATGGTTTGGGAAGGACCCTTGTATGCgactactgtactgtacactccaaaaatatatataaaccaCACAAGGCAGCAATACTTAGGGGACAGAAACACTGCTCGCTACACCGGTAGTGGAATTATAATTTACAGTAATAAATGAAGACGTCCCATGGCTTGAGGAATATTCTCATTTACAGTAGAATAAATACTTTATGCTATTGCTACTCTCTCTGTAATTTACATTCTAACCCTAGATAAACGCAGAAAAGCTCGTGTAAAGCATACCGGTGAAGTGTAGGTCCCGTTACGTTATGACAAGTTTCTTCAAgacaagttgtgtgtgtgtgtttttttttttgtttttttttttacttaaattttttatttccattttttttttcttctctaaaTTACTgaaatgggggagagagagagaaagtgctaCTTCCATAGCTGAGGTcatgaattgctgatgctgatcTTGATGTCAAAGCGTCCCTGGTAACGGTCCTTTTCGCTGTAACCAATGTTCTCGCCGTAGACTTTGCACTCGATACGCAGCTCCGTGTTCATGGTGACGTTGGCCAGCTGGATGGCTACCAGGGGCTGGAGGTATTGTGGCTGCAGCAGCTTGCCGTAGTAGGGGTAGTACTGCAGGGGGAATCCAGCGCCGATGCcaaagtattttatttcatgaatcTTCCCGGCGTCCTCTGGtctctgcaaacaaaaaaacgttGGGTTGATTAGTGAAACCGGGTCAATGGGAGGACGACCATCAGACTAAGTCTCAGTCTTAAATCTTAAGGCCAAAGTCTTTAAGTCTTCGAAAGGTCGTTAAAAGTAATCCAGTTTGTAATTCAGGCAGCAAGTCTGACACACTGTGTTAATTCTTTGATCTCCACCCAAATGAATTTGATTGGTGTGTTGCGTCACTGTAACTTGGGATTGGTCGGCTGCATACCTTGTTGGTGCAGTGGATGGGGATCACGTTGGGCTGGACCTTGGCCTGGGCATCTTCAGGGATGGATTCATTGGAAGTAGGAGGCTAAAGGCAGAGAAGTTGggtcaatgaaaaaaaatcttattcaGATGGCAGATACAAAAAACACTACTTCACTACTTTAAGGACAGCTAAAAATGAGGTTCCCCCGATTTAAGTAAGCACCTCCACtgactgaaaatgtaatgtaatctggagATGGAACCGATTTCAGAATAGCGGAGGCTTACCCTTGGTCTGAAGTTGACCAGCCTGTTCAGCTTGATGATCATGCAGGGCTTTCCGTCTTTGAAGCCAAATGTCCGGTCTTGCACACCGGAGCACTCCATCAGCCACGATCTCTTGAACCGGCAGGCCTTCCTGATCCCCACCTCACTTTCCAAGTCTCCCCTGTTCCTGTATCCTCCGGGGGTGTCTGTGAACAGCAGATCATAACACCAACATTAAGACAAAACATCCTGTATCATTTTTGCCCCCCAGTAGTGGCCACTGTTGGAGTTATCTAGGTATGGACATCTTGCAATATCAGCGGGAAAAAGAATTCTGGCGCAAGCTTGCCCGTGCTTCTTCTATATACAGTGGATTTTCAAAATGGACCAGGATTATCCTTGCCCCAAGGCTGAGGCTAAGGCTAATTTAAACACAACTTACACAAATTTATTAACAGACGAATGTTTAATTTCAACTTATCCTGAATGAGTTACCAAATGCTTGCTTGAGAATCCTGTGACAGTATTGCGGGATTAGAGACTTTATGTTGGAAAAGAGTGCACTGCCAGGGAAAGTGAACTGCTGCTACCATTAGTCACTTagaacatattttatatataccaAGGACATATACCATTTTAA
This region of Conger conger chromosome 17, fConCon1.1, whole genome shotgun sequence genomic DNA includes:
- the atp1b1a gene encoding sodium/potassium-transporting ATPase subunit beta-1a, translating into MPANKDGDGGWKSFLWNSERREFLGRTGGSWFKILVFYIIFYGCLAGIFIGTIQALLLTLSNYKPTYQDRVAPPGLSHTPLSEKSEFVFNMHEIETYMKYTKGLKDFLEMYDDDAQLDQMKYEDCGDTPGGYRNRGDLESEVGIRKACRFKRSWLMECSGVQDRTFGFKDGKPCMIIKLNRLVNFRPRPPTSNESIPEDAQAKVQPNVIPIHCTNKRPEDAGKIHEIKYFGIGAGFPLQYYPYYGKLLQPQYLQPLVAIQLANVTMNTELRIECKVYGENIGYSEKDRYQGRFDIKISISNS